A section of the Malania oleifera isolate guangnan ecotype guangnan chromosome 2, ASM2987363v1, whole genome shotgun sequence genome encodes:
- the LOC131147694 gene encoding aluminum-activated malate transporter 2-like, translated as MAEMGEKAGGGGWWRLMKSQPERAAAKVMDAGKKMKKLGEDDPRRVFHSLKVGLALTLISLFYCFQPIYDSFGTNAAWAVMTVVAVFEFSVGATLGKGINRGLATLVAGALGVGAHYVACLCGHTAEPILLGFFVFLQAAASTFLRFFPAIKARYDYGILIFILTFSLVSVWGFWDDEILEVAQKRLSTILIGSCLCVIISIFLRPVWAGEDLHNLIASNLEKLGTFLDGFGGEYFNTVDSAGESNKEDKSFLQGYKSILNSKASEESLANFARWEPGHGRFKFRHPWQQYLKIGTLVRQCAYRIEALNGYLSSEIQTPQEIRQKIQDACIEMSSETGKALMELALSLGHMTQTSSANPHVANAKTAAKNLNSLLKSGLWEEIAESDLLAVIPAATVASLLIDVVFCTEKIADSVRDLASLARFKSIDPTVSQENSQPRDCESLSKVDCADVVIEMSTGPWPETVTSAAPAHQEKSQPCDCESLSKVDCADVVVEMSTGPPGTVTSATPAHATARPAEV; from the exons ATGGCGGAAATGGGTGAGAAAGCTGGTGGTGGCGGGTGGTGGCGGCTGATGAAGTCGCAGCCGGAGAGGGCGGCGGCCAAGGTGATGGATGCggggaagaagatgaagaagctgGGTGAAGACGATCCGAGAAGAGTGTTTCACTCGCTCAAAGTGGGGCTCGCACTCACCTTGATCTCCCTTTTCTATTGCTTCCAGCCCATCTACGACAGCTTCGGTACCAACGCCGCCTGGGCTGTCATGACCGTCGTCGCCGTCTTCGAATTCTCTGTTG GAGCAACTCTTGGGAAAGGCATAAACAGGGGACTGGCAACACTGGTCGCCGGAGCTCTAGGCGTCGGAGCTCATTACGTGGCCTGCCTCTGTGGACACACCGCAGAGCCCATCCTCCTTGGCTTCTTCGTCTTCCTTCAAG CGGCTGCGTCGACATTTCTTCGATTTTTTCCGGCAATAAAGGCGAGATACGACTACGGGATACTGATATTTATACTGACATTCTCGTTGGTGTCCGTATGGGGATTTTGGGACGACGAGATTTTGGAGGTGGCTCAGAAGAGGCTGTCGACCATCCTCATTGGCAGCTGCCTCTGCGTGATCATCTCCATCTTCCTTCGCCCGGTGTGGGCCGGTGAAGATCTTCACAATCTCATTGCTTCCAACTTGGAAAAGCTCGGCACCTTCTTAGACG GATTTGGAGGGGAATACTTTAACACAGTGGACAGTGCTGGAGAGTCCAATAAGGAGGATAAGTCATTTCTTCAAGGCTATAAAAGTATTCTCAATTCAAAAGCCAGTGAGGAATCCTTG GCTAATTTTGCAAGGTGGGAGCCGGGTCACGGGAGGTTTAAGTTCCGGCATCCATGGCAGCAATACCTAAAAATTGGAACTCttgttcggcaatgtgcctaccgGATAGAAGCTCTCAATGGCTACCTTTCCTCCGAGATTCAA ACCCCACAAGAAATTCGCCAGAAAATTCAAGATGCATGCATTGAAATGAGCTCCGAAACAGGGAAGGCACTAATGGAATTAGCACTCTCCCTCGGGCACATGACTCAAACGTCTTCCGCCAACCCTCACGTCGCCAATGCCAAAACCGCCGCTAAAAACCTCAATTCCTTACTCAAATCAGGCCTGTGGGAAGAAATCGCCGAAAGCGACCTCCTAGCCGTAATCCCGGCGGCCACTGTGGCCTCCCTCCTAATTGACGTCGTTTTCTGCACCGAGAAAATCGCCGACTCCGTTCGTGACCTTGCCTCTCTAGCACGTTTCAAGTCCATAGACCCAACGGTCTCCCAGGAAAACTCACAACCGCGCGACTGCGAGTCACTGTCAAAGGTGGACTGCGCTGACGTCGTCATTGAAATGAGTACTGGACCGTGGCCGGAGACTGTGACTTCTGCGGCGCCGGCGCACCAGGAAAAGTCACAACCGTGCGACTGCGAGTCGCTGTCGAAGGTGGACTGCGCTGACGTCGTCGTTGAAATGAGTACCGGACCGCCGGGAACTGTGACTTCTGCGACGCCGGCACACGCCACTGCCCGACCAGCTGAAGTGTAA